From one Drosophila gunungcola strain Sukarami chromosome 2R unlocalized genomic scaffold, Dgunungcola_SK_2 000006F, whole genome shotgun sequence genomic stretch:
- the LOC128254875 gene encoding uncharacterized protein LOC128254875 isoform X1, with protein MRGIEGKVLVLGSRGVGKTRLVIRYIKNTLHRSESEVPTIAVSFFTCNIILDEVKIKLQIWDTAGQERYRAVAPMYYRNANAAILVFDLTQYKTFTEIKSWIQELHRNVQDPMIMTLVGNKMDMQAQRAVSREEAFVFATSIGATYFETSTETDQGLEQVFISTAQGLVRLADEGKSPSLRSFESTDSLAYTNTNTAFSHTVAALARSPGNAAFRLPYVDIGLAVEGEDVKTNGVGRLETAPWSIEHIALGEVERPSWCCY; from the exons ATGCGCGGAATTGAGGGCAAAGTGCTGGTTCTAGGCTCGCGAG gcGTGGGCAAAACACGATTGGTCATCAGGTACATAAAGAACACCTTGCACAGGAGTGAGAGCGAGGTCCCGACAATAGCCGTGTCCTTCTTCACGTGCAACATCATTCTGGACGaggtcaaaataaaattgcaa ATTTGGGACACAGCTGGCCAGGAACGCTATCGGGCAGTGGCGCCCATGTATTATAGGAATGCCAATGCAGCCATTCTGGTCTTCGATCTGACGCAATACAAAACATTCACCGAGATAAAGTCGTGGATCCAGGAGTTGCATCGCAATGTCCAGGATCCGATGATAATGACGCTGGTGGGAAACAAGATGGACATGCAGGCACAGCGAGCGGTTTCCCGTGAAGAGGCTTTCGTGTTTGCCACCTCGATTGGGGCCACCTACTTTGAAACGTCCACGGAAACGGATCAGGGACTGGAGCAGGTGTTCATCTCGACGGCCCAGGGATTGGTTCGTCTGGCGGACGAGGGCAAGAGCCCTTCGTTGCGTTCTTTTGAATCGACTGATTCGCTGGCCtacaccaacaccaacactGCCTTCAGTCACACGGTGGCCGCCTTGGCCAGAAGCCCTGGAAATGCCGCCTTCCGTCTGCCCTATGTGGATATTGGGCTGGCGGTGGAGGGCGAGGATGTGAAGACCAATGGCGTGGGACGGCTGGAGACGGCGCCCTGGAGCATCGAGCACATTGCTCTCGGCGAGGTGGAGAGGCCCAGCTGGTGCTGCTACTAA
- the LOC128254875 gene encoding ras-related protein RabJ isoform X2, with translation MYYRNANAAILVFDLTQYKTFTEIKSWIQELHRNVQDPMIMTLVGNKMDMQAQRAVSREEAFVFATSIGATYFETSTETDQGLEQVFISTAQGLVRLADEGKSPSLRSFESTDSLAYTNTNTAFSHTVAALARSPGNAAFRLPYVDIGLAVEGEDVKTNGVGRLETAPWSIEHIALGEVERPSWCCY, from the coding sequence ATGTATTATAGGAATGCCAATGCAGCCATTCTGGTCTTCGATCTGACGCAATACAAAACATTCACCGAGATAAAGTCGTGGATCCAGGAGTTGCATCGCAATGTCCAGGATCCGATGATAATGACGCTGGTGGGAAACAAGATGGACATGCAGGCACAGCGAGCGGTTTCCCGTGAAGAGGCTTTCGTGTTTGCCACCTCGATTGGGGCCACCTACTTTGAAACGTCCACGGAAACGGATCAGGGACTGGAGCAGGTGTTCATCTCGACGGCCCAGGGATTGGTTCGTCTGGCGGACGAGGGCAAGAGCCCTTCGTTGCGTTCTTTTGAATCGACTGATTCGCTGGCCtacaccaacaccaacactGCCTTCAGTCACACGGTGGCCGCCTTGGCCAGAAGCCCTGGAAATGCCGCCTTCCGTCTGCCCTATGTGGATATTGGGCTGGCGGTGGAGGGCGAGGATGTGAAGACCAATGGCGTGGGACGGCTGGAGACGGCGCCCTGGAGCATCGAGCACATTGCTCTCGGCGAGGTGGAGAGGCCCAGCTGGTGCTGCTACTAA